The following DNA comes from Candidatus Reconcilbacillus cellulovorans.
GTAGGTACGCCTTTACAATGAGGGCACAAGATTCCAAGAATAACATACCTGAATCTTACGCCAAACCCTTGCAAATTGAGCATACTTTGATTAAAATATAAGCAGGTGGTTTTTGGTGGGTTCCCGAAGGAACCACACCAGAGCGATCTGCGGGGTAGGATCCGTCAGATCGCTTTTATTTTTTTGTCGTTGTTGGTATTGATTTTTTCGGCGTGTAACTTTTGCCTATTTGGTATTCTAGCACAGCAGAATCGGATTTTAAAGATATAAAGATAGATTTTTCGCGGGATTACGTCAATATTCATCATATCGCGCAATTCTTGTTTAGATGTACCGCACATTCGTTCATCTTTTTGAGCACACGAAAATGGCATTCCTGGCATATGCCGACCCCGCCGTTATAGCCGTCCAAAATGATGAGCCGCGTCACTTTCTCGCAATTGTCACATATCCCCTCTCCTACCGTTACCGTTAAGAGATCCTTACTCATCATATCCCCCCATTTCAGCGTTCTTCTGATAATTTTTCAACGGCAGCCCGAGCTTCTGCCCGGCTGGGCGTCACATATCTGCGCGTATAGTTAATATTGGTGTGGCCGAGCAGCTTTGCAACGGTGTGCAAGCTCTCCCCTCTTTCAACCAGGTCATGTGCAAAAGTATGGCGCAACACGTGCGGCGTAAGATCCGGGATTCCCGTTTTTTCTTTAAGAGAGGTAATATAGTAATATACGCCATCCGTGGTAAGGCGCTTATGTCCTCGCTGCGACACAAATACAGCCTTCGTCGGCAGCTCTCCCCTTTGTTCAAGCCACTCCTGGAGTGCGCGCCTTAAATCACGGTTGATCGGCAAATATCGAGTCTTGCCACCCTTCCCATTCCGGACGCGCAGGATGTCTTCTACAAAGTCCAGATCGTCCAGATCCAGATCAACAAGCTCGTTCTCTCGCAGCCCGGCGTGCAGGAAGACATATACGATTGCTCGATTCCGTGCAAAACGCCACGGGTTTTTTGTTCCCTCTTGGTGATCCACGTAAAAGAGCAGCCGGCTACGCTCCGGCCTATTGAGCCAGCGCGGTTCCTCTTCTTGTTCCTGCAGCTTCTGCGGTTTCAATTTGCGAGCTGGATTGGATGTGATCTGGCCGATTTCTTCCAAGTACGTGAAATACGTCCGGAGACCTTTGATGGTGTTGTTCACGGTCGAAATCTTGTATCTCCGGCTATTTCCTTGTGCATCTTGATAGGTGGCATCTCGAATCAAGTATTGCTTATAATCCTGCAGGTCGAGTGCAGACACACGATCCGGACGATATTCCTCGCCTGATTCACGCACGTACCAGGATTGGAAGTCACTAACTATGTTCAAATATCGAGAAATCGTCCGAGGTGTTTTTCCGTTTTCTTTGAGCCATTGCTCGTAAATCATCAAGAGATTTTGTCCTCCTTGACACTCCACACGGCTAAAGCCGTAGGATTCTTGGGAGCACTCCCGTACCCGGGAGTTCTGCCTTGAGGCACCAAGCGATACCCGTGTGTCCCACGGTTCATCTTTTAGGCAGACGTACTCAACTTCGCGGCATTGAAATCCCGATCATGGGTTGTTCTGCACTCTGGGCATGTCCACTGCCGAACAGACAAGTCTTTTGTCTCAACGTTGCGGTGCCCGCATCGGGAGCAAAGCTGGCTCGACGGGAAAGTGGGCGAAACGATGACCACACGCCTCCCGTACCATACCGCTTTGTACTCCAACTGCCGCCGAAATTCCGACCAGCTGGCATCGGCAATGTTTTGGGCCAGTTTGTGGTTCTGCTGCATGTTCCGCACCCGCAAATCCTCCAGGATGATCACTTGGTTTTCGCGAATCAGCCGGGTGGACAGCTTGTGCAGGAAGTCCAGCCGGGCGTTGCGTACCTTCTCATGCAGGCGAGCCACTTTCAGCCGCGCTTTCTCCCGGTTCCCCCCACCCGGCTTCCGGCGAGAAAGAATGCGTTGCCAGCGTTTCAGTTTTTCTTCGTGCTTTCGCAGGTGCCGAGGATTCGGGATCGTTTCCCCGGTGCTGAGCATGGCGAAAGCCTTCAACCCAAGGTCAATGCCAACGGAAGTTATCAGTGGCTCCAAAGGCTGAATCTTTGTATCCACCAGAACCGATACAAAGAACTTTCCCGAAGGAGCCAGACGAACCGTCGCAGAAAGGATGCGCCCCTTGACTTCGCGGGACTTGGCAAACTTCACCCATCCCACCTTCGGGAGCCGAATCCGGTTCCCCTCGATACGGATGGTTGCCTTGTCATCCTTTCTGCCGTTGCGCTTGGACGTGTAGGATTGCTTCGGGTGCTTCTTGCTCTTGAAGTGCGGGTAGCCTTTCTTCTCCCGGAAGAACCGCTGGAAGGCGTCGTCCAACTCTTCCACCGTCCGTTGCA
Coding sequences within:
- a CDS encoding transposase, with the protein product MHKAYSFRLYPTKEQAQQIRRTIGCCRFVFNHFLARRKEVYDRDGATLNQYACMRELPALKEQHPWLREVDSTALQRTVEELDDAFQRFFREKKGYPHFKSKKHPKQSYTSKRNGRKDDKATIRIEGNRIRLPKVGWVKFAKSREVKGRILSATVRLAPSGKFFVSVLVDTKIQPLEPLITSVGIDLGLKAFAMLSTGETIPNPRHLRKHEEKLKRWQRILSRRKPGGGNREKARLKVARLHEKVRNARLDFLHKLSTRLIRENQVIILEDLRVRNMQQNHKLAQNIADASWSEFRRQLEYKAVWYGRRVVIVSPTFPSSQLCSRCGHRNVETKDLSVRQWTCPECRTTHDRDFNAAKLSTSA